From the Kitasatospora viridis genome, one window contains:
- a CDS encoding aminotransferase class IV, with amino-acid sequence MIWLNGALVEEHRAEVSALDHGLTVGDGVFETVKTVHGRTFALTRHLDRLARSAAGLGLPEPDLEQVRKGVEAVTAANPAPLGRLRITYTGGLGPLGSDRLDTPPTLVIALGATAPRPDTTAAATVEWTRNERAATAGLKTTSYAENVIALAHAHRLGASEALFPNTVGALCEGTGSNVFVVLGGKLLTPPLASGCLAGVTRALVLDWCDGEEADLPIEVLQQAEEVFLTSTLRDVQAVSRIDDRVLGDAPGPVTARAMAAFTARSAADTDPR; translated from the coding sequence ATGATCTGGCTCAATGGCGCACTTGTCGAGGAACACCGCGCGGAGGTCTCCGCCCTGGACCACGGGCTGACCGTCGGGGACGGCGTCTTCGAGACCGTGAAGACGGTGCACGGCCGGACCTTCGCACTCACCCGCCACCTCGACCGGCTGGCCCGCTCGGCTGCCGGCCTCGGTCTGCCGGAACCCGACCTGGAGCAGGTCCGCAAGGGCGTCGAGGCGGTCACAGCCGCCAACCCGGCGCCGCTCGGCCGGCTCCGGATCACCTACACCGGCGGCCTCGGCCCGCTCGGCTCGGACCGGCTCGACACCCCGCCCACCCTGGTGATCGCCCTCGGCGCCACCGCCCCGCGCCCCGACACCACCGCCGCGGCCACCGTCGAGTGGACCCGCAACGAGCGCGCCGCCACCGCCGGCCTGAAGACCACCTCCTACGCCGAGAACGTGATCGCGCTCGCCCACGCGCACCGGCTCGGCGCCTCCGAGGCGCTCTTCCCGAACACCGTCGGCGCGCTCTGCGAGGGCACCGGCTCCAACGTCTTCGTGGTGCTCGGCGGCAAGCTGCTCACCCCGCCGCTCGCCTCCGGCTGCCTGGCCGGCGTCACCCGCGCCCTGGTGCTCGACTGGTGCGACGGCGAGGAGGCCGACCTGCCGATCGAGGTGCTCCAGCAGGCCGAGGAGGTCTTCCTCACCTCCACCCTGCGCGACGTGCAGGCGGTCTCCCGGATCGACGACCGGGTGCTCGGCGACGCCCCCGGCCCGGTCACCGCCCGCGCGATGGCCGCCTTCACGGCCCGCTCCGCCGCCGACACCGACCCCCGCTGA
- a CDS encoding chorismate-binding protein — MARFGGRLATGLLEVSHDPGVLETEGWWAVAHDFEGRLTCARFAEVRPDPAPAQAGDRWHGPHPDSWHTSLDRAGYVAGVRRIREHIAAGEVYQANLCRVLTAPLPHPDPARSDIDALTAQLALGNPAPYAGTIRLPEHGIEIATASPELYLHRDGRTVSSGPIKGTGRTEHDLLEKDHAENVMIVDLVRNDLGRACATGSITVPDLCVVEKHPGLVHLVSTVEGRLRDGVGWRELFAASFPPGSVTGAPKSSALRIIEALETAPREPYCGAIGWVDADRQRAELAVGIRTFWIDRADPAAPLLRFGTGAGITWDSDPEREWAETELKAARLVAIASGQQVE, encoded by the coding sequence ATGGCCCGCTTCGGCGGCCGGCTCGCCACCGGCCTGCTGGAGGTCAGCCACGATCCGGGCGTGCTGGAGACCGAGGGCTGGTGGGCCGTGGCGCACGACTTCGAGGGCCGGCTCACCTGCGCCCGGTTCGCCGAGGTCCGTCCCGACCCCGCCCCCGCGCAGGCCGGCGACCGCTGGCACGGCCCGCACCCCGACAGCTGGCACACCTCCCTGGACCGGGCCGGGTACGTGGCCGGGGTCCGCCGGATCCGCGAGCACATCGCGGCCGGCGAGGTCTACCAGGCCAACCTCTGCCGGGTGCTGACCGCACCGCTGCCCCACCCCGACCCGGCGCGCAGCGACATCGACGCGCTCACCGCCCAGCTCGCCCTCGGCAACCCGGCCCCTTACGCCGGAACGATTCGCCTCCCCGAGCACGGCATCGAGATCGCCACCGCCTCCCCCGAGCTCTACCTGCACCGCGACGGCCGCACCGTCTCCTCCGGCCCGATCAAGGGCACCGGCCGCACCGAGCACGACCTGCTGGAGAAGGACCACGCGGAGAACGTGATGATCGTGGACCTGGTCCGCAACGACCTCGGCCGCGCCTGCGCCACCGGCAGCATCACCGTGCCCGACCTGTGCGTGGTGGAGAAGCACCCGGGCCTGGTCCACCTCGTCTCCACCGTCGAGGGCCGGCTGCGCGACGGCGTCGGCTGGCGCGAACTGTTCGCCGCGAGCTTCCCGCCCGGATCGGTCACCGGCGCACCCAAGTCCAGCGCGCTGCGCATCATCGAGGCGCTGGAGACCGCCCCCCGCGAGCCCTACTGCGGTGCCATCGGCTGGGTGGACGCCGACCGGCAGCGCGCCGAACTCGCCGTCGGCATCCGCACGTTCTGGATCGACCGGGCCGATCCGGCGGCTCCGCTGCTGCGCTTCGGCACCGGCGCCGGCATCACCTGGGACTCCGACCCGGAGCGCGAGTGGGCGGAGACCGAACTCAAGGCCGCCCGACTGGTCGCGATAGCGTCTGGCCAGCAGGTGGAGTAG